One Panicum virgatum strain AP13 chromosome 3N, P.virgatum_v5, whole genome shotgun sequence DNA segment encodes these proteins:
- the LOC120663325 gene encoding uncharacterized protein LOC120663325 — protein MAMSDVRYKLLGGGQYPSECDEDAPVPPALPVPFCRCEPGNQLAEVKQSRHPKTAGRAFYICKWNDSLNPCHCFFFQWIDGPDKFDHRIRLFPYYRSESWAYNEFRRWVPPPTNPPPMTEEEKQEAAIYRVNNPPKCHCGVRAKLQRPNIGVPPKFTPFFRCSLKTRDGWPACDFNEYIYGPRSHWPTEEEMQEFESGKKPWPCTTTPSLRCKCGILATKGVVPSELGYGYYCGNSYGDYWVRILTTKLKLLMILSLC, from the exons ATGGCAATGAGCGATGTCCGGTACAAGCTGCTTGGTGGTGGACAGTACCCATCCGAGTGTGATGAGGATGCCCCAGTCCCTCCTGCCCTTCCAGTTCCATTCTGTCGTTGTGAACCGGGCAATCAGCTGGCAGAGGTGAAGCAATCGAGGCATCCCAAGACGGCCGGTAGAGCATTCTACATATGCAAGTGGAATGATTCATTGAATCCTTGCCACTGCTTTTTCTTTCAGTGGATCGATGGTCCGGATAAGTTCGATCATAGAATTCGGCTGTTCCCTTATTATCGGTCAGAGTCGTGGGCGTACAATGAGTTTAGACGATGGGTCCCTCCCCCAACAAATCCACCACCTATGacagaggaagagaagcaagaagctGCTATATATCGTGTGAACAATCCTCCCAAATGTCATTGCGGTGTTCGTGCCAAACTTCAAAGGCCTAATATTGGTGTCCCTCCAAAGTTCACTCCCTTTTTTAGATGCTCGCTAAAGACTAGA GATGGATGGCCGGCATGTGACTTCAATGAGTATATTTATGGTCCTAGATCTCATTGGCCGACAGAAGAGGAAATGCAAGAATTTGAGAGTGGGAAGAAGCCATGGCCATGTACAACTACTCCTAGTCTTCGATGCAAGTGTGGTATTCTGGCCACAAAAGGCGTAGTTCCTTCTGAGCTTGGCTACGGATATTACTGTGGCAATAGCTACGGAGACTATTGGGTTCGTATATTAACCACAAAGTTGAAACTCCTTATGATTCTGTCATTGTGCTAG
- the LOC120666067 gene encoding beta-glucosidase 38-like, whose translation MATLAPLLLHGLLSLSLALGAHSMPGDHGNLTRESFPAGFVFGTASSAYQVEGNTLKYGRGPCIWDTFLKYPGTTPDNATANVTVDEYNRYMDDVDNMVRVGFDAYRFSISWSRIFPSGIGRINKDGVDYYHRLINYLLANHITPYVVLYHYDLPQVLQDQYNGWLSPRIVDDFTRFADFCFRTYGDRVKNWFTINEPRMMASHGYGDGYFPPARCTGCHFGGNSATEPYIAGHNLLLAHASAVKLYREKYQVPQGGKIGILLDFVWYEPLTSSIDDEYAAHRARMFTLGWFLHPITYGHYPESMEKIVMGRLPNFTFEQSAMVKGSADYIAINHYTTYYASNYVNETHTSYANDWHVKLSYERNGVPIGKKGYSDWLYVVPWGLYKALIWTKEKFNNPIMLIGENGIDQSGSDTLPYALYDNFRIDYFEKYLHELQCAIHDGAKVIGYFAWSLLDNFEWRMGFTSKFGIVYVDRSTFTRYPKDSARWFRKVIKNEE comes from the exons ATGGCGACTCTTGCGCCATTGCTCCTCCATgggctcctctccctctccctggcGCTCGGCGCGCACTCCATGCCCGGCGACCACGGCAACCTCACCAGGGAGAGCTTCCCGGCCGGCTTCGTCTTCGGGACGGCGTCGTCGGCGTACCAGGTCGAGGGGAACACGCTGAAGTACGGCCGCGGCCCGTGCATCTGGGACACCTTCCTCAAGTATCCAG GTACTACTCCTGATAACGCCACTGCCAATGTGACAGTCGACGAGTACAATCGCTACATG GATGATGTGGACAACATGGTGCGGGTTGGCTTCGACGCGTACCGCTTCTCCATCTCCTGGTCGCGCATTTTCCCAA gtgGAATTGGGAGGATCAACAAGGATGGTGTGGATTACTACCACAGGCTCATCAACTACTTGCTCGCAAACC ATATTACTCCCTACGTTGTGCTCTACCACTACGACCTTCCTCAGGTGCTGCAAGACCAGTACAACGGCTGGCTAAGCCCCAGAATTGT GGACGATTTCACGCGGTTCGCAGATTTTTGCTTCAGGACATACGGTGACCGTGTGAAGAACTGGTTCACCATCAACGAGCCCCGGATGATGGCCTCCCACGGGTACGGCGACGGCTACTTCCCCCCGGCCAGGTGCACCGGCTGCCACTTCGgcgggaactccgccaccgagCCGTACATCGCCGGCCACAACCTCCTCCTGGCGCACGCCTCTGCTGTCAAGCTGTACCGGGAGAAGTACCAG GTCCCACAGGGTGGCAAGATCGGCATCCTGCTCGACTTCGTCTGGTATGAGCCGCTCACATCCTCCATCGACGACGAATACGCGGCGCACCGAGCTAGGATGTTCACCCTTGGCTG GTTCCTGCACCCGATCACCTACGGCCACTACCCGGAGTCGATGGAGAAGATCGTGATGGGGAGGCTGCCCAACTTCACCTTTGAGCAGTCCGCAATGGTGAAAGGCTCGGCGGATTACATCGCCATCAACCACTACACCACATACTACGCCAGCAACTACGTCAACGAGACGCATACGAGCTATGCCAACGATTGGCACGTCAAACTTTCAT ATGAGAGGAACGGTGTGCCCATTGGAAAGAAG GGATACTCGGACTGGCTCTACGTGGTGCCATGGGGGCTCTACAAAGCTCTCATTTGGACTAAGGAGAAGTTCAACAACCCTATCATGCTCATCGGCGAAAACG GAATTGATCAATCTGGAAGCGATACTTTGCCGTATGCGCTGTACGACAACTTCAGGATAGACTACTTCGAGAAGTACCTTCATGAGCTCCAATGCGCCATACACGACGGCGCAAAGGTCATCGGCTACTTTGCTTGGTCACTACTGGACAACTTTGAGTGGCGGATGGGGTTCACCTCCAAGTTTGGAATCGTGTACGTGGACCGAAGCACGTTCACGCGGTACCCCAAGGACTCTGCACGCTGGTTCCGGAAGGTAATCAAGAACGAAGAGTGA